In Nicotiana tabacum cultivar K326 chromosome 11, ASM71507v2, whole genome shotgun sequence, a single window of DNA contains:
- the LOC107793748 gene encoding uncharacterized protein LOC107793748, which translates to MCSTQNLPIMTINVHVSSNTESATDVVSNSQPGKKRKGRGKTTGLLVQKKRKDSDNRKLKVIIPHDRTVAVGLGAKDFVTELSVKVLQHSRHDVKKWKEVPNLAKDRIVAHMLDTFQLPDTQHNRDTILQTANNLY; encoded by the exons ATGTGTTCAACCCAAAATCTG CCTATCATGACAATAAATGTGCATGTTTCTAGTAATACTGAATCTGCTACCGATGTAGTTTCAAATTCACAGCCAG gaaaaaagagaaagggaAGGGGGAAGACAACAGGGCTTTTAGTTCAAAAGAAACGGAAAGATAGTGACAATAGAAAGTTGAAGGTGATTATTCCACATGATAGAACAGTAGCAGTAGGCCTTGGAGCTAAAGATTTTGTTACCGAGCTCTCCGTCAAAGTTCTCCAGCATTCTAGGCATGATGTCAAGAAATGGAAGGAAGTTCCTAATCTAGCAAAAGATAGAATTGTTGCTCATATGCTG GACACCTTTCAACTTCCAGACACACAACACAATCGAGATACTATCCTTCAAACAGCTAATAATTTATACTGA